The following are encoded together in the Variovorax sp. PBS-H4 genome:
- a CDS encoding isochorismatase family protein: protein MTSIIERRPRPWDGIIPEEEQAIYREAGWGTPSGLGRRPALLIIDVQYRSMGETPMPIRQAIDHMSTSCGEYGWRAVPHIARLLAAFRALHAPVLYPYVAPKGVHNRGQFETKVPAVMNVPQRGYDFIAEVQPRPEDITIPKFQASAFHGTALTSYLISLGIDTLVVTGCTTSGCVRATVVDACSLNFKVVVPEDAVYDRSQTSHAVNLFDMASKYADVMPTDELVERLHAETTRR, encoded by the coding sequence GTGACCTCCATCATCGAACGCCGGCCCCGCCCGTGGGACGGCATCATTCCCGAGGAAGAGCAGGCCATCTATCGCGAGGCCGGCTGGGGCACGCCCAGCGGCCTCGGTCGCCGGCCCGCCCTGCTCATCATCGACGTCCAGTACCGCTCCATGGGCGAAACGCCGATGCCGATTCGACAGGCCATCGACCACATGTCCACGAGCTGCGGCGAGTACGGCTGGCGTGCCGTGCCGCACATTGCGCGGTTGCTGGCGGCGTTCCGGGCGCTGCATGCGCCGGTGCTCTACCCCTACGTGGCCCCGAAGGGAGTGCACAACCGCGGGCAGTTCGAAACGAAAGTGCCCGCGGTGATGAACGTGCCCCAGCGGGGATACGACTTCATCGCAGAGGTCCAGCCGCGCCCGGAGGACATCACGATTCCCAAGTTCCAGGCCAGTGCATTCCATGGGACGGCATTGACCAGCTATCTGATCAGCCTCGGCATCGACACGCTCGTGGTCACCGGTTGCACGACAAGCGGATGTGTTCGTGCGACCGTGGTCGATGCTTGCTCGCTCAACTTCAAGGTCGTGGTCCCGGAGGATGCGGTCTACGACCGCTCCCAGACATCACACGCTGTGAACCTGTTCGACATGGCGAGCAAGTATGCCGACGTGATGCCCACGGACGAACTCGTCGAGCGACTGCACGCGGAAACCACGCGACGCTGA
- a CDS encoding FAD-dependent oxidoreductase: MTDSKQPGRLHVIVAGAGMGGLTLAASLLRKGFDVDVYEQSPELREVGAGLWISANGGRVLEAIGLKEAVEAINLPPQDRVVRFWKTGEQRSVYNRDADASKANHTLIQVLRAELQRVLYEAVVKLKPDAVHFGVRSTGARTAGGRAQLMLEDGSFVEGDVVVGCDGAHSRVRQSLFGPAPARYTGANAWRGLAPMGKLKPQHRAPLASTWIGPTAHVTTYPVQRNGEEFVSFSAQVDSPTWQTESWSERGELADALKDFEGWHQDILDLFIHSENLFRWGLFVRDPLERWSEGRVTLVGDACHSMTPYLGMGVNLTMEDACVLARCLEQSPDDVAAALRRYDTARIERANRTKQKSLEMLSVFHSPALANSETAWPYIEEQWSSQAVRERYDWLLAYDATTVEI, from the coding sequence ATGACGGATTCGAAACAGCCAGGGCGCTTGCACGTGATCGTTGCCGGCGCCGGCATGGGAGGGCTCACGCTGGCGGCCTCCTTGCTGCGGAAGGGCTTCGACGTGGACGTGTACGAGCAGTCGCCGGAGCTGCGCGAGGTCGGCGCAGGCTTGTGGATCTCGGCCAACGGCGGCCGCGTCCTGGAGGCCATCGGCCTGAAGGAGGCGGTGGAGGCCATCAACCTGCCGCCGCAGGACCGCGTCGTTCGCTTCTGGAAGACCGGCGAGCAGCGCTCCGTCTACAACCGGGATGCCGATGCATCCAAGGCGAACCACACGCTCATCCAGGTCTTGCGAGCGGAGCTGCAGCGGGTGCTCTACGAGGCCGTGGTGAAGCTCAAGCCCGACGCGGTGCATTTCGGCGTGCGCTCGACCGGCGCGCGCACCGCGGGCGGCCGTGCGCAGCTGATGCTGGAGGACGGCTCATTCGTGGAGGGCGACGTGGTGGTCGGCTGCGACGGGGCACATTCGCGCGTGCGCCAATCGCTCTTCGGCCCGGCGCCGGCGCGCTACACAGGCGCGAACGCGTGGCGCGGTCTCGCTCCCATGGGCAAGCTCAAGCCCCAGCACCGCGCGCCGCTCGCCTCGACGTGGATCGGCCCCACCGCGCACGTCACGACCTACCCCGTGCAGCGCAATGGCGAGGAGTTCGTGAGCTTCTCCGCGCAGGTGGACAGCCCGACCTGGCAGACCGAGTCCTGGTCGGAGCGCGGAGAGCTCGCAGACGCGCTCAAGGACTTCGAAGGCTGGCATCAGGACATCCTGGATCTCTTCATCCATTCCGAGAACCTTTTTCGCTGGGGCCTTTTCGTGCGCGACCCGCTCGAGCGCTGGTCCGAAGGCCGCGTGACGCTGGTGGGCGACGCCTGCCATTCGATGACCCCGTACCTCGGCATGGGCGTCAACCTGACGATGGAAGACGCCTGCGTGCTCGCACGCTGCCTCGAACAATCGCCGGATGACGTGGCGGCAGCGCTGAGACGCTACGACACCGCGCGCATCGAACGCGCCAACCGCACCAAGCAAAAGTCCCTGGAGATGCTGTCCGTCTTCCACAGCCCCGCCTTGGCGAACAGCGAGACAGCATGGCCCTATATCGAAGAGCAGTGGTCGTCCCAAGCCGTGCGCGAACGCTACGACTGGCTGCTCGCCTACGACGCGACGACGGTGGAGATCTGA
- a CDS encoding (2Fe-2S)-binding protein, with protein MSTHTTEFPLMRVDMTLNGVEASVDIEARELLIDVLRDRLRLKGTKRSCDVQVCGACTVLVDGLPASSCTTLCADVQGRSVTTIEGLGKGKQLDPVQRAFIAHGALQCGFCTPGMILAVKSMLALHPQPSEETVRHYLRGNICRCTGYVKIIEAILDLIHNPSRYQMENQ; from the coding sequence ATGAGCACCCACACCACCGAATTCCCGCTGATGCGCGTCGACATGACGCTCAACGGCGTCGAAGCCTCCGTCGACATCGAAGCACGCGAGCTGCTGATCGACGTCCTGCGGGATCGCCTGCGCCTCAAGGGCACCAAGCGCTCCTGCGACGTGCAGGTCTGCGGCGCGTGCACGGTGCTGGTCGACGGGCTGCCTGCCTCGAGCTGCACCACGCTGTGCGCCGATGTGCAAGGGCGCAGCGTCACCACCATCGAAGGGCTCGGCAAGGGCAAGCAATTGGACCCCGTGCAGCGGGCCTTCATCGCCCACGGGGCATTGCAGTGCGGCTTCTGCACGCCCGGAATGATCCTCGCCGTGAAGTCGATGCTGGCGCTGCATCCCCAGCCGTCGGAGGAGACGGTTCGTCACTACCTGCGCGGCAACATTTGCCGCTGCACCGGCTACGTCAAGATCATCGAGGCCATCCTCGACCTCATTCACAACCCATCGCGTTATCAAATGGAGAACCAATGA
- a CDS encoding FAD binding domain-containing protein has protein sequence MRPARFTLHRPTSLSQALALKAEHGDDATFHAGGTELLVALKAHVLRYAHVIDIKQIPALRGVRIREGDVLSIGALTTHHALANDPLVREHLPGYAELSEQVANIRVRVAGTLGGVLCFGEPHADAPTMLSALDAWVVLAGPNGEREVPSRDFHLGEFATAREDNEMLVAIEVAPQSPGTRSAYRCFGHTERPAVGVAAVWSTDNPQRLSLWAGALTAAPVRLAQAEEAASRLAPDLPSPAVWERLQEAVAADAASLEAHDDLHGGADYKRHLVSVLAQRAIAACLP, from the coding sequence ATGCGTCCTGCACGCTTCACGCTCCACCGCCCGACCAGCCTTTCGCAGGCCCTGGCGCTCAAGGCCGAGCATGGCGACGACGCGACCTTTCACGCGGGGGGCACCGAACTGCTCGTGGCGCTGAAGGCGCACGTGCTGCGCTATGCGCACGTCATCGACATCAAGCAGATCCCGGCGCTGCGCGGTGTCCGTATCCGTGAAGGCGACGTGCTTTCGATCGGCGCGCTGACCACGCACCACGCGCTCGCGAACGATCCGCTGGTGCGCGAGCACCTGCCCGGCTACGCCGAACTCAGCGAGCAGGTGGCGAACATCCGCGTGCGCGTCGCCGGCACGCTCGGCGGCGTGCTGTGTTTCGGAGAGCCGCATGCCGACGCGCCCACCATGCTGAGCGCGCTCGACGCCTGGGTCGTGCTGGCCGGCCCGAACGGCGAACGTGAAGTCCCTTCGCGGGACTTCCATCTCGGCGAGTTCGCCACCGCGCGCGAGGACAACGAGATGCTCGTGGCCATCGAGGTCGCGCCGCAGTCGCCGGGCACGCGCTCTGCCTACCGATGCTTCGGCCACACCGAACGACCCGCAGTGGGCGTGGCAGCCGTCTGGTCCACCGACAACCCGCAGCGGCTGAGCTTGTGGGCCGGCGCGCTCACCGCCGCTCCGGTGCGGCTCGCGCAGGCCGAAGAAGCCGCGAGCCGGCTGGCACCGGACCTGCCGAGCCCGGCCGTCTGGGAGCGTCTGCAAGAGGCCGTTGCCGCGGACGCTGCGAGCCTCGAAGCTCACGACGATCTCCACGGCGGCGCGGACTACAAGCGCCACCTCGTTTCAGTCCTCGCGCAACGCGCCATTGCCGCCTGCCTCCCATGA